A genome region from Tursiops truncatus isolate mTurTru1 chromosome 15, mTurTru1.mat.Y, whole genome shotgun sequence includes the following:
- the MRPL28 gene encoding large ribosomal subunit protein bL28m, with amino-acid sequence MPLHKVPVGLWKQLRLREGIYSRLPQHYLRSLEEARTPTPVHYRPHGVKIKINPKNGQRERVEDVPIPVHYPPESQLGLWGGEGWVQGHRYINNDKLSKRVKKVWKPQLFQRELYSEILDTRFTVTVTMRTLDLIDEAYGFDFYILKTPKEDLCSKFGMDLKRGMLLRLARQDPQLHPDDPDRRAAIYDKYKAFVIPEAEAEWVGLTLDEAVEKQRLLEEKDPVPLFKVYVEELIEQLQQQALSEPAVMQKRASRT; translated from the exons ATGCCCCTGCACAAGGTCCCAGTCGGCCTGTGGAAGCAGCTCCGGCTGCGGGAGGGCATCTACTCCCGCCTGCCCCAGCACTACCTGCGTTCCCTGGAGGAGGCGCGGACGCCCACTCCCGTTCACTACAGGCCACACGGGGTCAAAATCAAGATCAACCCCAAGAACGGGCAGCGGGAGCGCGTGGAGGACGTGCCCATTCCCGTTCACTATCCCCCGGAGTCCCAGCTGGGGCTCTGGGGCGGCGAGGGCTGGGTGCAGGGTCACAGATACATCAACAACGACAAG CTCTCCAAGAGGGTGAAGAAGGTGTGGAAGCCGCAGCTGTTCCAGCGTGAGCTTTACAGTGAGATCCTGGATACCAGGTTCACCGTGACCGTGACCATGCGCACCCTGGACCTCATCGACGAGGCCTACGGGTTTGACTTCTACATTCTCAAG ACCCCGAAAGAGGACCTGTGCTCCAAGTTTGGGATGGACCTGAAGCGAGGGATGCTGCTGCGGCTCGCCCGACAGGACCCCCAGCTGCACCCAGATGACCCCGACAGGAGGGCGGCCATCTACGACAAGTACAAG GCGTTTGTCATCCCGGAGGCGGAAGCCGAGTGGGTTGGCCTGACGCTGGACGAGGCCGTGGAGAAGCAGAGGCTCCTGGAAGAGAAG GACCCCGTTCCTCTGTTCAAGGTCTACGTGGAAGAGCTGATCGAGCAGCTTCAGCAGCAAGCGCTATCTGAGCCAGCAGTGATGCAGAAGAGAGCCAGCAGGACGTAG